gctaaataaatataggttttattattgttcttatattGAGTACAATTAAGGGTTGGTTGACTGCTAGAATAGACAGGAAAACTTGATATAGAAAGTTTTGGAAAATCTCGCTCAAGCAACATTGCTCTATATGTTACTGAATTTCAAATCACGATAAAGTTGCTCGTCTTTTCACCTGTTGTGATAAAACTCGCTTGACCGAGTTCATCAATGTAGCACTTTGAACATCTTCTTTCATCTCTTCAACCTCAAAGACTCGATACAATTACAACTTAAATAAAATGAACACAAAAAATATTGCAATTACATTAGAAACATTGTCACAAAATTTGCCCAACTTAATAAAATGAACACAAAAAAGTATTGAAATTACATTAGAAgacacaaaattttccaacacGCGCTATTAtttaaccttaatagattataccgcgcaccaccccccccccccccccaaaaaaaaaaaggaagagaaaagatCCACAAAATTACTACATTAAGCATTGTTAAATCGTAAACTCTAGGTAAGCATGTCAACCACCTCTGATGTAGGTGCTTTTTCAATAGATAGCTTCCGGGAAACCTCTTGCATGGTTGGCCTAGATTTTGGATtggttgccaagcatgccaatGCAAGCTTTGCAATCAAGACCAATTTGAATGCGACTTGATTTCTAGGAGGTTTGAGACGTTGGTCTAAAATATCCTTCACTTGTATATCGTGGGTGGTCGATGTTGTTGCTgatgatgacaatgatgatgaaagaaatgaaatgagGTCTCCTGGATGAtttcccatgatcacttctaatgTTAACACTCCAAAGCTATAAACATCACATTTCTCATTTACTTCCATTGTGTATGCAAGCTCTGCAAAATAGAAGAATCTAACTCATCCACCATTTGGTATGATACCATGTGAATCTCAAGTGTAGCTCTTTGTACATACCCAtgtaaacatttatttttaattgcaaCTATCCACCATAAATTAAAACAGTATTTGTAATGTGTACCctaaaaatcataatatttcattcaacaTCTTGATTCAAGAATAGTTTGCGATATTCCCCCACCATTGAATTGGAGTCCAAGTTAGTGGCGTGAACTGATGGTCTCATTGTATAGGGTGCACATTTCTAATGCTATCAAAGTTTGGTGTGGAAAGTACATTCTAATGTTGAAACAGTGTTgattgtaaaattttgaaatttaggaTGCATATATTCATATAATTTATGTGGATgctttatagttatttttttttttttttgatacaaaataaaaattctactatagcctaatctaagtatatatatgtgtgaaactccttggagacttgaatcccggCCTTTGCCCTTCTCCCCTCACCCACACCttacaagtacttatacttgtggagtgactatcacACCAAGAGTGTGTAGTGGTGGATACTTATAGTTATAATTatcccttatttttatttttagattttccttttgggctaACACACTCATTTTACTTCATTATTTATACTCAATTACTTTCAACACATAGGGTAAAAGCCATTGGCTTTTCAAATTCGTCCctcatatatcttttttttaataaaaaattttatatatatttaaatttcactTATTAAGCCCTTCatctttttttccccaaatgGATGAATACTTCTTTATGGTGCTAtgtttaaataaattgtttctttTGCACCACACCACACCACACCCCTccaaaaaaatgcatatataacTCATTTATTCCAAGGGCAATATAGGCATAACTTTCAAAAatatagaggaaaaaaatttcccccTTTATGTTTAGAGTAGTTCTTATTTCTCTCATTTATGTTTGAAACCaatcaattttttcctttatgtTTCAGAAATAAGCAAATAACCTTAGTCAATTGCTCTCTctattaaatctaatgataaagagataTTATTAGGAGCGGACGTCAttagttgaaactctctcaaaaaaaaaaatttgttctctCTATTAAATCTAATAGAATCTTTTGATTCATAGAATATTCTATTGGATTGCAGAGTCAAAAATACCTTCTccaatgctctctctctctctctctctctctctctctctctctctctctctctctctctctctctctctctctctctctctctctctctctctctctctctcgtttggTAAGGGAAtttgaaaactgttgtttgtTGTTTAAATGCCCAAACACATGGGCCCGACTTTAAgttatcttattattatttaagaagTTTCACCTGTTTaggatcctcatttttttttttttgttcaaaaatactcctatatccctatatttaagtagagacaaaaatagaggacaatttgataaaaatacaactttaacttctactaaaacattgcctaaaaaataaggCCGCTCTCcagttcattttcaaatttctttatacacttataaattagattttcaaaataaaaattatatatataaaaaataaaatcacaaattttttttttttttttggctacaaaataggaacacaaaaaaaagcctcattgcACACACGAAGCGCGTGTGACGAGACTAGTGTTTTTGGTAAGGATACTCAAATAAGGGTATTTAGATAGCAGTTTTCATTTTAGGTGATTAAAACATGTATTTAGAGAACACTTGAAGagtagttttcacttttcagcattTGATTAACAGTTTTTAATGGTATTAGTGtaaataatgtgaaaattgtggGACCCACCAAAATCTAACTTGCCAAATACAACACCTGGGGCGTTTGGTATTGTTATttgaacaacagttttcagtatttaaacaacattacatatatTTCTACACTTTTTTACcgtattttcacaaaacaacaTCATTACTAGAAATCTCTTTCCAAACGCCCTAACGATCTTTTTATATCTCTCTTTCATGACTCTTCAACTCATCTCTCTTGTCCAATTTCTCTCTTTACTCTTTAGGCCATCTCTCTTGTCCCATTTCTACTTCGTCTTTTTCCATCAGgtaccttttcttcttctttagatCAAGATCCCAAGTCTCTTTTAAAAGGGTTTCCGTTGCAATGCTCAATGAAGTGAGATTGCTTTATActggggttttgggttttatttttaataatattgttttattttatttttttgtggctTGGGTATCACAAGATTGAAGTGAAATATTTGCTAGTTGAGACTGCTGGGTTGAAATTGTTTTGGGTGGATCTGTGTTTGTGGCATGGGTTCTCACTATTTTGTGTCATGGGTTCCATTGATGGTTGGTTTGGGTATGTGAGAAACCCCCTTGCTAGGATTTCTTTGTAAAATTTGCGGGTCTTTTAGAAGATTTTGCGGAAAAGATATAAAGAAAAGAGATTGTGACTGCTTCAATGTTTCTggaaaagagagggagagagggagatgGAAAGAAGAggatagaggaagagagaaaaagggtcAGTTTTTTTGCCCgtgactctctctttcttgtcgAAACCCACAAGCTTGTGTCAgataaaataaacatttaaaGTTAGACAAACAATGTATATTGTCGAtgtctttttttcattttatatttagagAGTTAGAGATATTTGTATGCgttaattcttttattttttttccattaaaacaaTAGATGTAAATATGTAATGATGTCTAAAAAGTTGGAACATGTTCCTTCGTTACTATTTGgtgaattattaattttgtagtaatttttaatcatcataaaattgttttattattttatatcgCAAATGTTGTAAAGTATATTTCGATCCATGATCATTGTGTTTGCCTTCATGATGAAGCttcaacaaaatgaaaatttggagAATGGAATGACTACAACATAGATTATAGTGAAACAAAAAGCATATTTTACCACTACGTAGTATGATTATCACTACATTAAATGAACTAGAGACAAGTATTTCTAGAAGGCTAATCATGGCAAtaaggaaaaaattatattacctGGAGCTACGTATCCAAATGTTCCGGCAAATAAAGTCCAATTGGATGAGTCAGGCTTCAAAAACCTAGCTGTGCCAAAATCCGAGATATGTGCCTCATATTTTGAATCCAACAAGATGTTTTTGCTAGATATGTCTCGATGAACTACGGGAGGTGAGCAATTGTGATGCATATAAGATAAAGCATCAGCCACGCCTCTAACAACATTTGCCCTTTTGATCCAATCAAAACTAACAACCTCTTCTTTATTGCTCAATAAATCTTTCACACTACCCCCTTCTAAAAACTTGTAAACCAAAAATGATTGTCGTGGATGAGAGCAAAAGCCAAAAAGCTTTACCACGTTCCGATGCCTAATTTTGAGAAGAGCACGAATCTCGTTTTCGAAACCCTTTGTGTTGGTAATATCACCATCTTGTACTGAATGAAGTTTTTTCACAGCAACAACTTGACCTGATTGTAGCTCTGCTTTGTAAACACTTCCACACCCTCCCACTCCAACACAATGTTTAGAGTCAAATTCCTCTGTTGCTTCAATGATGCTTTCATACACCATTTTCCCATCATAGCTCCAGATTGCAAACATATTACCATTTTGTGCTTCTCTTGTATTACTTAGCTTGTTCCTCAGTCTTGGGCGCTTCAAAACAACGTAAAGAATCACAAATACAATCATTGAGAGAAACAATATGCTTAAGATAGGAACAATAAAGATAATCACAACTTTATTTCGCCTTTTCTCACTGGGATTCTTGCTCCAAGTAATGGAAGAGGGGCAAGCCTTTAAACTAGAGGCATTACCACACAATCCTCTATTATTTCTTAATGCTTCAAATGGAGCCTTGCTAAAGGCCTTATTGTTGGGTAAAGGACCTTCCAAGCAATTGTATGATATATCAATATTGGTCAAGCTTGAAATTTCTCCAAAAGTGGCTGGAATGGAACCAAAGAGCTCATTATGGGAGAGATTCAATGTTTCTAAGCTTTGCAATTCTCCAAGCTGTAGTGGTATTTTTCCAATCAATAAATTCTCACTCAAGTCAAGCATTTGAATAAACCGTATGTTGTCAATCTCAGTGGGAACACTccctctaattttatttttgcttaagCTCAAGTTCAATAATTTTTTGCACCCTAGTATTTGTTTAGGAAATGCTCCTGTTAAATTGTTGGCTGAGAGAATAAGAAATTGCAGATCAGATAGCATTCCAATTTCCATTGGAATACTACCAGAAAGTTGATTATCACCCAGATTAAGGTGAAACACTGATGTCAACTTTCCTAATTCCTTTGGAATCTGCCCAACTAGATGATTGAAGGAGAGATCAAGTACGTGTAGCTCAGTGGATCTTCCAAGCTCAGGAGGTATTACACCAGAAATTCTATTATTGGAGATTTTTAAGCTTTGCAAACTTTGGCACTGCCCCCACTTTTGAGAAAGTTCCCCATAGAAATGATTATAACTCAAATCGATATAAATCAAATTTGGGTATATGCCAAAGTCTTCTGATAAATTTCCTCTTAATTGGTTTCTCTCAAGTCTCACTCGTACTAAGCTTCTGCAATTTCTCAAACTTATTGGAATGAAACCTATGAAATAATTGTCATATGCTGTGAAGTTCCGAAGGGATCCACTATTACAAACATTTCGTGGAAGATAACCAGACAACATGTTTTCTTCCAATTCCAAATACAGCAAATTTGTAAGATTATTAAATTCGAAAGGTATGGAGCCATTAAGTTCATTTGTGAACAACTTTAGAGTGGTAACAAGTTTGAGCTTTCCTATTTCTGATGGGATATTGCCTGATAGCATATTTATACAGAGATCCAAGACTGTGAGATTCTTCATGTTCCCGATTGAGGATGGGATAGATccccaaaaattgttttcactAATAGATAGTATATTCATGTTGGTCAAGTTGCCTATAGAAGTAGGGATTGGGCCAGAAAGATTGTTCCTATACAGACCCAACTCACGAAGAGATCCTAACTTTCCAATTTCCTGAGGTATGGGTCCAGAAAGTTTGTTTTCATAGAGATAGAGAGTACTTAGGTTGCCTAAGTTTCCTATAGAAGTAGGAATTGGACGAGAGAGATTGTTATCGAACAAACTAAGATAAGTAAGAGAACTAAGCATCCCAATTTCATTACAAATGGATCCAGAAAGTTTGTTTCCACAAAGATCTAAAAGGGTTAAGTTGCCCAAGTTTCCAATACAAGCAGGTATCGAGCCTGTAAGGATGTTTTCATCCAACCAGAGACTCCTAAGAGAAGTTAGCTTTCCGAGTTCTTCAGGAATGGAACCAGAAAGTTTGTTCCAAGAAAGATCCAGAATGAACAAGTTTCTGAAGTTTCCTATTGACACAGGGATTGAACCTGTGAGATTGTTACTATACAAAGATAGCTCATTGAGCAAGTTGAGTTTTTCGAGTTGATGAGGAATGGATCCAGTGATGTTATTTTCATGGAGATCTAATATGCGAAGGCTTGTTAGTTGGCCTAATTCAGATGGAATTCCTCCAGAGAGATGATTGACTGATAAATTAAGGTAGATTAGCTCAGAAAGGTTGCTCAAGTGGGAAGGAATGGTACCGAAGAGTAAGTTGTCGCTAAGATCAAGACTTACGAGACTGTGTAAGCATGAGAAGCTGAAAGTGTGAAGCGTACCTTTTAAAGCAGAACCTATGA
This genomic stretch from Quercus lobata isolate SW786 chromosome 3, ValleyOak3.0 Primary Assembly, whole genome shotgun sequence harbors:
- the LOC115980598 gene encoding MDIS1-interacting receptor like kinase 2-like; its protein translation is MFAIWSYDGKMVYESIIEATEEFDSKHCVGVGGCGSVYKAELQSGQVVAVKKLHSVQDGDITNTKGFENEIRALLKIRHRNVVKLFGFCSHPRQSFLVYKFLEGGSVKDLLSNKEEVVSFDWIKRANVVRGVADALSYMHHNCSPPVVHRDISSKNILLDSKYEAHISDFGTARFLKPDSSNWTLFAGTFGYVAPELAYTMEVNEKCDVYSFGVLTLEVIMGNHPGDLISFLSSSLSSSATTSTTHDIQVKDILDQRLKPPRNQVAFKLVLIAKLALACLATNPKSRPTMQEVSRKLSIEKAPTSEVVDMLT
- the LOC115980599 gene encoding probable leucine-rich repeat receptor-like protein kinase At1g35710 encodes the protein MISLLEKPLPNSINNLIRAMFTTVLIIILVLASSSQFAISSPFATSPSNMGPEAEALLEWKASLDNHSQFQLSSWVGNVPCQWVGISCNNFSSISQINLIGSALKGTLHTFSFSCLHSLVSLDLSDNLLFGTIPSHLSNLSELIYLNLSVNHLSGGIPSELGQLTSLRILDLHENNITGSIPHQLEKLNLLNELSLYSNNLTGSIPVSIGNFRNLFILDLSWNKLSGSIPEELGKLTSLRSLWLDENILTGSIPACIGNLGNLTLLDLCGNKLSGSICNEIGMLSSLTYLSLFDNNLSRPIPTSIGNLGNLSTLYLYENKLSGPIPQEIGKLGSLRELGLYRNNLSGPIPTSIGNLTNMNILSISENNFWGSIPSSIGNMKNLTVLDLCINMLSGNIPSEIGKLKLVTTLKLFTNELNGSIPFEFNNLTNLLYLELEENMLSGYLPRNVCNSGSLRNFTAYDNYFIGFIPISLRNCRSLVRVRLERNQLRGNLSEDFGIYPNLIYIDLSYNHFYGELSQKWGQCQSLQSLKISNNRISGVIPPELGRSTELHVLDLSFNHLVGQIPKELGKLTSVFHLNLGDNQLSGSIPMEIGMLSDLQFLILSANNLTGAFPKQILGCKKLLNLSLSKNKIRGSVPTEIDNIRFIQMLDLSENLLIGKIPLQLGELQSLETLNLSHNELFGSIPATFGEISSLTNIDISYNCLEGPLPNNKAFSKAPFEALRNNRGLCGNASSLKACPSSITWSKNPTPKTEEQAK